A genomic region of Rhodanobacter sp. contains the following coding sequences:
- a CDS encoding DUF4105 domain-containing protein translates to MTGLVRATWRGLAWLLGACLAVASIGWGALALWYQLPGKGVARALGAVLWCALAVALFALAIRHRSVRPLLGYALMYALLLAWWSGIRPSRHRDWADDVAHQLTGEVHGNLVVLHDVRDFDWRGEHDYDARWETQRYDLGHLVSADAVLSHWGNPAIAHAMISFGFDDGRHLVFSVEIRKRRGQAFSSIGGFFKDFETVLVAAPESDLIRVRTNVRGEDDYLYPLDIRRSAMRALFLSYVATANRLAVRPAFYNTVTSNCATVVYRMARELDPGLPLDARLLFTGYLPGYLYKIGVLDRRLTLPQWNAHARITGRARACGPGGDFSKAIRAPLQ, encoded by the coding sequence ATGACGGGACTCGTGCGTGCGACGTGGCGGGGTCTGGCATGGCTGCTCGGCGCCTGCCTCGCGGTCGCCTCCATCGGATGGGGCGCCCTGGCGCTCTGGTACCAGCTGCCCGGCAAGGGCGTGGCACGCGCACTCGGCGCCGTGCTGTGGTGCGCCCTTGCCGTGGCGTTGTTCGCGCTGGCGATCCGTCATCGCAGCGTGCGCCCGCTGCTCGGCTATGCGCTGATGTATGCGCTGCTGCTGGCGTGGTGGTCCGGCATCCGGCCCAGCCGCCACCGGGACTGGGCCGACGATGTCGCGCACCAGCTCACCGGCGAAGTGCACGGCAACCTCGTGGTGCTGCACGACGTGCGCGACTTCGACTGGCGCGGCGAGCACGACTACGACGCGCGCTGGGAAACGCAGCGCTACGACCTCGGCCACCTCGTTTCCGCCGATGCCGTGCTGTCGCACTGGGGCAACCCCGCGATCGCCCACGCGATGATCTCGTTCGGCTTCGACGACGGCCGGCACCTCGTGTTCTCGGTGGAGATACGCAAGCGGCGCGGGCAGGCATTCTCCTCCATCGGCGGCTTCTTCAAGGACTTCGAAACGGTGCTGGTCGCCGCGCCGGAAAGCGACCTGATCCGCGTTCGCACCAACGTGCGCGGCGAGGACGACTACCTCTACCCGCTGGACATTCGCCGCAGCGCGATGCGCGCCTTGTTCCTCTCCTACGTGGCCACCGCCAACCGGCTGGCGGTCCGGCCCGCGTTCTACAACACCGTCACTTCGAACTGCGCCACCGTGGTGTACCGCATGGCGCGGGAGCTCGATCCCGGCCTGCCGCTGGACGCGCGCCTGCTGTTCACCGGCTACCTGCCCGGCTACCTCTACAAGATCGGCGTGCTCGACCGCCGGCTCACGCTGCCGCAGTGGAATGCGCACGCGCGCATCACCGGACGCGCCCGCGCCTGCGGGCCGGGCGGGGATTTCTCGAAGGCGATACGCGCACCGCTACAGTAA